In Nocardioides sp. JS614, the sequence GCCGGGCGGCGAGTGAGACCGGTGCGGACGCCGAGACGGCCAACCGCTTCCAGTCCCGTGCGGCCAAGGCCTTCGGCGTCGCCGGCAAGGTGGTCGGCACTGGCATGGACGCGGTCGGGAAGGTCGCATCCACCGGCGCCTCGATGTCGGTCGACGTCATGGGCCAGGCGGGCGTCGGCCATCAGGGCTACTACGACACGACGCCTCCCCGGCGCACCGGCAAGCCACCACCGCAGCGGACACGCGTCGGCCGCGGACACGACGAGGGCGGCGTCGCGAACGACCCGGCGCACATCGCCAACGCCGACGAAGCGGCCGCCGTGGCCGAGGACGGCGCGATGCTGGCATGACCGTCTACGGAGCTTCCACGAGCCGCGACAGGCAGGGCTGGTTCTTCGGCCTCACTGGCCCACAGGTCTTCCTCGTGCTCGCGGCCGCGTTCCCGTGCTGGCTGGCCATGTCGGTCGGCCAGTGGCGGGCGCTGCTCGGGCTCGTGCCACTGTGGCTCGTCGCCGTCGCGCTGGTCTGCGTCCCCGTGCGCGGCTGGTCGGCCGCTCAGTGGATCGGGGTCCTGGTCCGTCACGTGATCGGCCGCGCCACCGGATGGACGCGCTTCCAGTCGAAGGCGGCTGCCGGGGAGTTCGAAGACGTGACCGAGGCGGACCTGCCCGGCGTACTCGCTGGCATCCAGATCCACGACGGACCCCCGATGGCGGGGCGCGCCGTACGCCCCGCGCTCATCCAGAACCACGCCACCCGCACTTGGGCCGCGACCGCAAGGGTCGTCCATCCCGGCATCGGCATGGCCGACGACGCGGACCGCGGGCGGATGGGCGCAGGGCTGTCCGAGCTCTTCGAGGCTGCGTCCGCGAGCAGCCTGATCGACGTAGTCGCCATCTGCGTGCGCACGGTTCCCGACGACGGCACGGAGCGAGCCGAGTGGGTACGCCAGCACGCCCGCGCTACAGAGCCCGAGATCTCGGCGCGCATCCACGCCCAGCTCGACGCCTCGATCAACGGCGCCGCCGTCCGCACGGAGGCGTTCGTCACCGTCGTCGTCCGCGAGGACGCGGTCGCCAAGGACGCCCGACGCGCAGGCCGGGGCGTGACCGGACGGGCCCGGATCCTGTACGGCGTCCTCGGGGAGGTCGAGGCCCGACTCATGGGGGCCATCGGCTGCACACAGGTCACATGGCTCGATAGCGCCGACCTGGCCATCGCGATCAGGACCGGGTTCGAGCCTGGAGACGCTCCCGCGCTCGCCGACTCGGTGATCCATCACGGCTACGACGGCGACATCGCCGCCGGGGTGCCGGTCGCCGCCGCTGGCCCGACCACGGCGACGACTGCGATGCGCTGCTACCGGCACGGCGAGTGGGAGTCGATCGCCACCACCATCCTGCTGCCCCGCAAGGGCGCGGTGATGGGAGCGCTCGCCCGGGCGCTCGTGCCGTCCCAGGTGGGCGAGCGCCGCGCGCTGACGGTGTTCTTTCACCCCATCGGTCAGGCCGTCGCCGACCGCACGACCGGCCGGGCGGAGATGTCGGCCACGATGGCGGCCGAGGTACGACGCAGGGTCGGGCGCGTCGAACGCGCCCGGGAGCGACGAGCCGTCGAGCAGGTACACGAGACCGACGAGAAGCTGGAGCGCGGTCGATCCCTCGTACGGCTCTCCTCGGCACTCGCCGTCACCGTGCCGGCGGCCTGGAACGCCCAGGACTACGGCCGCCGCCTCGACGCGTCCGTCCGCCTGTGCGGATTCACGCCGCTGCCCCTCGACGGTGCCCACGACGCTGCGTTCGCGGCCGCCGTGATCCCGCTGGGCACCGGACTGCCGAAGCGGCGCCGGAGCTGACCATGGCCCGGCGTACGGCGTCGCGGTCGGTCGACCACCTGCTGACCGACTTCGGCACGCACCTGCCGCGGCAGGAGGCGGCGCCGCCCGCGCCGCCGCCCGACAAGCCGTTCCCGAAGGTCGTCGGCCGCCGTGGCCGCCGTCAGGCCGGACACGGCTGGGCGCCGACCCTGCCACCGCTGGCCGGCTACCAGATGACGTCGGAGCAGACCCCGGTCATGTGGCCGCTGATCGCCGGCGGCGGCCTCCCGCCCACGGGCGCACCGATGGGGTTCGACGTCCTGTCCGGCGGGTCCTTCTATTGCGACCCGATGGGCTGGGTGAACGACGACTCCATCCCGGTGACCAACCCGAACGTCTTCATCTTCGGCAAGCCCGGTCGTGGCAAGTCGGCCCTGGTCAAGGCGTTCATGCTCCGGATGATCCGCTTCGGCTACCGGTCGCTGGTCCTCGGCGACGTCAAGGACGAGTACGAGGACATCTCGCGGGCACTCGGCGTCGAGCCGTACCGGATCGGGCCCGGCCTGCCCGGTCGAATCAACCCGCTCGACGTGGGGCCGCTCGCACTCGATTGGGAGCGGCAGGACCGGGCGGAGACCGCCCGGCGCGGTGCGATCATCTTCAACCGGTGGCTGGCGCTGATCCGCGGACTCGTCGGGTCGCAGCAGGTGCCGTTCACGCCGACAGAGGCGCGCATCATCACGCACGTCCTGCGTGACCTCACGGGATGGACGACTGGCCAGACGACGTTGGCGCCGGTGACGATCCCGATGGTCTGGAAGGCCCTAGACGACCCGAGCGAAGCGCTCGTGGAAGCTTGCCGCTACGACTCTCGGCAGGGCTTCTTCGACAGCAGCCGGGCGTTGCGTGACGCCCTGGGCTCGTTGTGCCAGGGCGAACTAGAGGGGCTCTTCGACGCACCCTCGACGTTCCAGCCGAACTGGCGCGCCCCGATCCAGACGCTGTCGCTCAACACGCTCCACTCAGCCGGCAACGAGGCCGCCGTCGGCATCGCCCTGATGTGCCTCAACTCCTGGGGCCAGGGGATCCGCGAGATGGCCGAGCCCGGTGACCGCCGGATCGTGCTGCGTGACGAGGCATGGATGCAGACCCGCCTCGGCGTCGAGGCGGTCAAGACACTCGACTCCAACTTGCGGCTATCCCGAAATGACGGCGACGTCCAGCTGGTGACCTACCACAAGCCGTCCGACCCGCTCTCTGCCGGCGACTCCGGTTCGCAGGCGGCACAGATCGCCAAGGACCTGCTGCACCTTGCCGACGTGCGCATCCTGCTTGGGCAGGACGAGGAGGTCGCCAACGAGCTCGGCCACTTGCTCGGGCTGACACGGATGCAGCAGGACCTCGTCACCGGGTGGGCGATGCAGGACAAGGGCCGCGCGCTGTGGATGGTCGGAGACCGTCGGTTCAAGGTCGCGACGGTCCTCTCGCCGATCGAACGGCGGCTGACGTTCACCAACGAAGCGGTGGCCTGAGCCGTGGCCGGGAAGGCGA encodes:
- a CDS encoding SCO6880 family protein: MTVYGASTSRDRQGWFFGLTGPQVFLVLAAAFPCWLAMSVGQWRALLGLVPLWLVAVALVCVPVRGWSAAQWIGVLVRHVIGRATGWTRFQSKAAAGEFEDVTEADLPGVLAGIQIHDGPPMAGRAVRPALIQNHATRTWAATARVVHPGIGMADDADRGRMGAGLSELFEAASASSLIDVVAICVRTVPDDGTERAEWVRQHARATEPEISARIHAQLDASINGAAVRTEAFVTVVVREDAVAKDARRAGRGVTGRARILYGVLGEVEARLMGAIGCTQVTWLDSADLAIAIRTGFEPGDAPALADSVIHHGYDGDIAAGVPVAAAGPTTATTAMRCYRHGEWESIATTILLPRKGAVMGALARALVPSQVGERRALTVFFHPIGQAVADRTTGRAEMSATMAAEVRRRVGRVERARERRAVEQVHETDEKLERGRSLVRLSSALAVTVPAAWNAQDYGRRLDASVRLCGFTPLPLDGAHDAAFAAAVIPLGTGLPKRRRS
- a CDS encoding ATP-binding protein, translated to MARRTASRSVDHLLTDFGTHLPRQEAAPPAPPPDKPFPKVVGRRGRRQAGHGWAPTLPPLAGYQMTSEQTPVMWPLIAGGGLPPTGAPMGFDVLSGGSFYCDPMGWVNDDSIPVTNPNVFIFGKPGRGKSALVKAFMLRMIRFGYRSLVLGDVKDEYEDISRALGVEPYRIGPGLPGRINPLDVGPLALDWERQDRAETARRGAIIFNRWLALIRGLVGSQQVPFTPTEARIITHVLRDLTGWTTGQTTLAPVTIPMVWKALDDPSEALVEACRYDSRQGFFDSSRALRDALGSLCQGELEGLFDAPSTFQPNWRAPIQTLSLNTLHSAGNEAAVGIALMCLNSWGQGIREMAEPGDRRIVLRDEAWMQTRLGVEAVKTLDSNLRLSRNDGDVQLVTYHKPSDPLSAGDSGSQAAQIAKDLLHLADVRILLGQDEEVANELGHLLGLTRMQQDLVTGWAMQDKGRALWMVGDRRFKVATVLSPIERRLTFTNEAVA